One Felis catus isolate Fca126 chromosome D2, F.catus_Fca126_mat1.0, whole genome shotgun sequence DNA window includes the following coding sequences:
- the LGALS8 gene encoding galectin-8 isoform X4, which translates to MMLSLNNLQNVIYNPVIPYVGTIPEQLEPGTLIVIRGHVPCDSDRFQVDLQCGSSVKPRADVAFHFNPRFKWSDCVVCNTLKNEKWGWEEITYDTPFKKEKSFEIVIMVLKDKFQVAVNGKHILLYAHRISPEKIDTLGIYGKVNIHSVGFSFSSVQKSGTSQFTLPFVARLNSSMGPGRTVVIKGEVNTNAKGFNVDLISGKSKDIALHLNPRLNIKAFVRNSFLHESWGEEERNITCFPFSPGMYFEMIIYCDVREFKVAVNGVHSLEYKHRFKELSNIDTLEIDGDIHLLEVRSW; encoded by the exons GTAATCCCCTATGTCGGGACGATTCCTGAGCAGTTGGAGCCTGGAACTTTGATTGTGATACGTGGGCATGTTCCTTGTGATTCGGACAG GTTCCAGGTGGATCTGCAGTGCGGCAGCAGCGTGAAGCCCCGCGCCGACGTGGCCTTTCATTTCAATCCACGCTTCAAGTGGTCCGACTGCGTCGTCTGCAAtactctgaaaaatgaaaaatggggaTGGGAGGAGATTACCTACGACACgcctttcaaaaaagaaaaatcttttgaaattgtGATTATGGTGTTGAAAGACAAATTCCAG GTGGCGGTAAACGGGAAACATATCCTGCTCTATGCCCATAGGATTAGCCCGGAGAAGATAGACACTCTGGGCATTTATGGCAAAGTGAATATTCACTCAGTTGGTTTTAGCTTCAGCTCG GTACAAAAGTCTGGCACATCACAGTTT ACTCTGCCATTCGTTGCGAGGTTGAACTCCTCGATGGGCCCTGGACGAACTGTCGTCATTAAAGGAGAAGTGAATACAAATGCCAAAGG CTTTAATGTTGACCTCATATCAGGAAAATCCAAGGATATTGCTCTCCACTTGAACCCACGCCTGAATATTAAAGCATTTGTAAGAAATTCTTTTCTTCATGAGTcctggggagaagaagagagaaatattaCCTGTTTCCCATTTAGTCCCGGGATGTACTTTGAG ATGATAATTTATTGTGACGTTAGAGAATTCAAGGTTGCCGTAAATGGTGTACACAGCCTGGAGTACAAACACAGATTTAAAGAGCTTAGCAATATTGACACGCTGGAAATTGATGGAGATATTCACTTACTGGAAGTCAGAAGCTGGTAG
- the LGALS8 gene encoding galectin-8 isoform X1, giving the protein MMLSLNNLQNVIYNPVIPYVGTIPEQLEPGTLIVIRGHVPCDSDRFQVDLQCGSSVKPRADVAFHFNPRFKWSDCVVCNTLKNEKWGWEEITYDTPFKKEKSFEIVIMVLKDKFQVAVNGKHILLYAHRISPEKIDTLGIYGKVNIHSVGFSFSSDLRSAQTSTLELTEISKENVQKSGTSQFPSNRGDISKIVPRTVYTKSKGSTANHSLTCAKILPTNCLSKTLPFVARLNSSMGPGRTVVIKGEVNTNAKGFNVDLISGKSKDIALHLNPRLNIKAFVRNSFLHESWGEEERNITCFPFSPGMYFEMIIYCDVREFKVAVNGVHSLEYKHRFKELSNIDTLEIDGDIHLLEVRSW; this is encoded by the exons GTAATCCCCTATGTCGGGACGATTCCTGAGCAGTTGGAGCCTGGAACTTTGATTGTGATACGTGGGCATGTTCCTTGTGATTCGGACAG GTTCCAGGTGGATCTGCAGTGCGGCAGCAGCGTGAAGCCCCGCGCCGACGTGGCCTTTCATTTCAATCCACGCTTCAAGTGGTCCGACTGCGTCGTCTGCAAtactctgaaaaatgaaaaatggggaTGGGAGGAGATTACCTACGACACgcctttcaaaaaagaaaaatcttttgaaattgtGATTATGGTGTTGAAAGACAAATTCCAG GTGGCGGTAAACGGGAAACATATCCTGCTCTATGCCCATAGGATTAGCCCGGAGAAGATAGACACTCTGGGCATTTATGGCAAAGTGAATATTCACTCAGTTGGTTTTAGCTTCAGCTCG GATTTAAGAAGTGCCCAGACGTCTACTCTGGAACTGACAGAGAtaagtaaagaaaat GTACAAAAGTCTGGCACATCACAGTTT CCTAGTAATAGAGGAGACATTTCTAAAATCGTACCCAGAACTGTCTACACCAAGAGCAAAGGTTCGACTGCCAATCACAGTTTGACTTGCGCCAAAATACTACCTACCAACTGTTTGTCAAAG ACTCTGCCATTCGTTGCGAGGTTGAACTCCTCGATGGGCCCTGGACGAACTGTCGTCATTAAAGGAGAAGTGAATACAAATGCCAAAGG CTTTAATGTTGACCTCATATCAGGAAAATCCAAGGATATTGCTCTCCACTTGAACCCACGCCTGAATATTAAAGCATTTGTAAGAAATTCTTTTCTTCATGAGTcctggggagaagaagagagaaatattaCCTGTTTCCCATTTAGTCCCGGGATGTACTTTGAG ATGATAATTTATTGTGACGTTAGAGAATTCAAGGTTGCCGTAAATGGTGTACACAGCCTGGAGTACAAACACAGATTTAAAGAGCTTAGCAATATTGACACGCTGGAAATTGATGGAGATATTCACTTACTGGAAGTCAGAAGCTGGTAG
- the LGALS8 gene encoding galectin-8 isoform X2, with protein sequence MMLSLNNLQNVIYNPVIPYVGTIPEQLEPGTLIVIRGHVPCDSDRFQVDLQCGSSVKPRADVAFHFNPRFKWSDCVVCNTLKNEKWGWEEITYDTPFKKEKSFEIVIMVLKDKFQVAVNGKHILLYAHRISPEKIDTLGIYGKVNIHSVGFSFSSVQKSGTSQFPSNRGDISKIVPRTVYTKSKGSTANHSLTCAKILPTNCLSKTLPFVARLNSSMGPGRTVVIKGEVNTNAKGFNVDLISGKSKDIALHLNPRLNIKAFVRNSFLHESWGEEERNITCFPFSPGMYFEMIIYCDVREFKVAVNGVHSLEYKHRFKELSNIDTLEIDGDIHLLEVRSW encoded by the exons GTAATCCCCTATGTCGGGACGATTCCTGAGCAGTTGGAGCCTGGAACTTTGATTGTGATACGTGGGCATGTTCCTTGTGATTCGGACAG GTTCCAGGTGGATCTGCAGTGCGGCAGCAGCGTGAAGCCCCGCGCCGACGTGGCCTTTCATTTCAATCCACGCTTCAAGTGGTCCGACTGCGTCGTCTGCAAtactctgaaaaatgaaaaatggggaTGGGAGGAGATTACCTACGACACgcctttcaaaaaagaaaaatcttttgaaattgtGATTATGGTGTTGAAAGACAAATTCCAG GTGGCGGTAAACGGGAAACATATCCTGCTCTATGCCCATAGGATTAGCCCGGAGAAGATAGACACTCTGGGCATTTATGGCAAAGTGAATATTCACTCAGTTGGTTTTAGCTTCAGCTCG GTACAAAAGTCTGGCACATCACAGTTT CCTAGTAATAGAGGAGACATTTCTAAAATCGTACCCAGAACTGTCTACACCAAGAGCAAAGGTTCGACTGCCAATCACAGTTTGACTTGCGCCAAAATACTACCTACCAACTGTTTGTCAAAG ACTCTGCCATTCGTTGCGAGGTTGAACTCCTCGATGGGCCCTGGACGAACTGTCGTCATTAAAGGAGAAGTGAATACAAATGCCAAAGG CTTTAATGTTGACCTCATATCAGGAAAATCCAAGGATATTGCTCTCCACTTGAACCCACGCCTGAATATTAAAGCATTTGTAAGAAATTCTTTTCTTCATGAGTcctggggagaagaagagagaaatattaCCTGTTTCCCATTTAGTCCCGGGATGTACTTTGAG ATGATAATTTATTGTGACGTTAGAGAATTCAAGGTTGCCGTAAATGGTGTACACAGCCTGGAGTACAAACACAGATTTAAAGAGCTTAGCAATATTGACACGCTGGAAATTGATGGAGATATTCACTTACTGGAAGTCAGAAGCTGGTAG
- the LGALS8 gene encoding galectin-8 isoform X3 gives MMLSLNNLQNVIYNPVIPYVGTIPEQLEPGTLIVIRGHVPCDSDRFQVDLQCGSSVKPRADVAFHFNPRFKWSDCVVCNTLKNEKWGWEEITYDTPFKKEKSFEIVIMVLKDKFQVAVNGKHILLYAHRISPEKIDTLGIYGKVNIHSVGFSFSSDLRSAQTSTLELTEISKENVQKSGTSQFTLPFVARLNSSMGPGRTVVIKGEVNTNAKGFNVDLISGKSKDIALHLNPRLNIKAFVRNSFLHESWGEEERNITCFPFSPGMYFEMIIYCDVREFKVAVNGVHSLEYKHRFKELSNIDTLEIDGDIHLLEVRSW, from the exons GTAATCCCCTATGTCGGGACGATTCCTGAGCAGTTGGAGCCTGGAACTTTGATTGTGATACGTGGGCATGTTCCTTGTGATTCGGACAG GTTCCAGGTGGATCTGCAGTGCGGCAGCAGCGTGAAGCCCCGCGCCGACGTGGCCTTTCATTTCAATCCACGCTTCAAGTGGTCCGACTGCGTCGTCTGCAAtactctgaaaaatgaaaaatggggaTGGGAGGAGATTACCTACGACACgcctttcaaaaaagaaaaatcttttgaaattgtGATTATGGTGTTGAAAGACAAATTCCAG GTGGCGGTAAACGGGAAACATATCCTGCTCTATGCCCATAGGATTAGCCCGGAGAAGATAGACACTCTGGGCATTTATGGCAAAGTGAATATTCACTCAGTTGGTTTTAGCTTCAGCTCG GATTTAAGAAGTGCCCAGACGTCTACTCTGGAACTGACAGAGAtaagtaaagaaaat GTACAAAAGTCTGGCACATCACAGTTT ACTCTGCCATTCGTTGCGAGGTTGAACTCCTCGATGGGCCCTGGACGAACTGTCGTCATTAAAGGAGAAGTGAATACAAATGCCAAAGG CTTTAATGTTGACCTCATATCAGGAAAATCCAAGGATATTGCTCTCCACTTGAACCCACGCCTGAATATTAAAGCATTTGTAAGAAATTCTTTTCTTCATGAGTcctggggagaagaagagagaaatattaCCTGTTTCCCATTTAGTCCCGGGATGTACTTTGAG ATGATAATTTATTGTGACGTTAGAGAATTCAAGGTTGCCGTAAATGGTGTACACAGCCTGGAGTACAAACACAGATTTAAAGAGCTTAGCAATATTGACACGCTGGAAATTGATGGAGATATTCACTTACTGGAAGTCAGAAGCTGGTAG